From the Purpureocillium takamizusanense chromosome 6, complete sequence genome, one window contains:
- a CDS encoding uncharacterized protein (EggNog:ENOG503NWXD~TransMembrane:12 (i66-94o106-128i140-159o165-186i193-213o225-245i266-289o301-323i330-350o356-381i388-405o425-443i)~COG:G) gives MPLSPQHHAPQALPEHEKTDADACSSSSSPPSSAAAAVAAKVISPSADDNGPPDATSFPDGGARAWLVAAGAAGAFFCTLGYTNAFGIFQAYYAFELLPHEGADRIAWIGSVQAFLMFATGAMGGPLFDRYGAWVIRPAAVLYVFAIMMTSLCTRYWQFMLAQGVLTGLANGLVMFPALAAVPQWFDKRRGAAMGIAVAGSSIGAIVFPIMLSNLLTRTGLGFGWSVRVVGFVMLPALALSSLAVRSRLPPRRTRFFLWYAFRDPMYDLLVAAFFFAMIGMFVPLFLIPTYAITRGMGETLASYLVAIINGASVFGRVIPGVVGDKFGRINILTAAAATTAVLIFCWPHAQSNAAIIVFSALFGFFSGAIISGGSVAVTLCVDRPENIGTYMGVGMALASFSALVGPPVSGSLVERYHGFHELSYFSGAMTFFGALLAVLAKLKSPVGLLGKT, from the exons ATGCCTCTTTCGCCGCAACACCATGCACCACAGGCGCTTCCGGAACACGAAAAGACGGACGCGGacgcctgctcctcctcctcctcacccccctcttccgccgccgccgccgtcgccgccaaagtcaTCAGTCCGTCCGCAGATGACAACGGCCCTCCGGATGCGACCAGCTTCCCGGACGGCGGGGCTCGCGcctggctcgtcgccgccggggccgcgggcgccttctTCTGCACCCTGGGCTACACCAACGCCTTCGGCATCTTCCAGGCCTACTACGCTTttgagctgctgccgcacgAGGGCGCCGATCGCATCGCCTGGATCGGCTCCGTCCAAGCCTTTCTCATGTTCGCCACGGGTGCCATGGGCGGGCCGCTGTTTGACCGTTACGGAGCTTGG GTCATCCGTCCCGCCGCTGTCCTGTACGTCTTCGCCATCATGATGACGAGCCTCTGCACGCGCTACTGGCAGTTCATGCTCGCCCAGGGTGTCCTCACCGGGCTTGCCAACGGCCTCGTCATGTTccccgcgctcgccgccgtgccccaGTGGTTTGACaagcgtcgcggcgccgccatgggcatcgccGTGGCGGGCTCCTCCATCGGTGCCATCGTCTTCCCCATCATGCTGTCTAACCTGCTCACCCGCACCGGCCTCGGGTTCGGCTGGTccgtccgcgtcgtcggcttcgtcatgctgcccgccctggccTTGTCCTCCCTCGCGGTCCGCTCGCGTCTGCCTCCCCGTCGCACCCGCTTCTTCCTCTGGTACGCTTTCCGCGATCCAATGTACGatctgctcgtcgccgccttcttcttcgccatGATCGGCATGTTCGtccccctcttcctcatccCCACGTACGCAATCAcgcgcggcatgggcgagaCCCTGGCTAGCTACCTCGTGGCCATCATCAATGGCGCGTCCGTCTTTGGGCGCGTTATACCGGGCGTCGTGGGGGACAAATTCGGCCGCATAAACATTCTGACGgcggctgccgccaccacggccgtTTTAATCTTTTGCTGGCCCCATGCCCAATCTAAtgcggccatcatcgtcttctcTGCCCTCTttggcttcttctccggcgCAATCATATCAggcggctccgtcgccgtAACTTTGTGCGTCGACCGCCCCGAGAATATCGGCACTTACATGGGCGTCGGCATGGCCCTCGCCTCCTTTTCCGCTCTCGTGGGGCCTCCGGTTAGCGGAAGCCTGGTTGAGAGATACCATGGCTTTCATGAGCTCTCCTATTTCAGCGGCGCAATGACCTTCTTTGGCGCGCTGCTAGCTGTTCTTGCTAAGCTGAAGTCGCCTGTTGGCCTGCTTGGAAAGACATAA
- the LAT1 gene encoding Dihydrolipoyllysine-residue acetyltransferase (EggNog:ENOG503NVAH~COG:I), whose product MLSAALRRRVLAPTHNALRTGFTSHVVRYYASFPDHQVVKMPALSPTMQAGNIGAWQKKAGDSIAPGDVLVEIETDKAQMDFEFQEEGIIAKILKESGEKDVPVGSPIAILVEEGTDISAFEKFTLEDAGGDAKTAQPKQEEKTESQSAPAPTPSPAPEPEQYSSSKGKLQTALDREPNASPAAKRLARENGVSLDGLKGTGKGGKITEEDVKKAVSSPAVAAPGATFEDIPISSMRKVIANRLQESVQNNPHFFVTSSLSVTKLLKLRQALNSSSEGKYKLSVNDFLIKAIAIASKKVPAVNSSWREGSIRQFNSVDVSVAVSTPTGLITPIVAGVDARGLESISGKVKELAKKARDGKLKPEEYQGGTISISNMGMNAAVDHFTAVINPPQAAILAVGTTKKVAVPVENEDGTTGVEWEDQITVTASFDHKVVDGAVGAEWIREVKKVIENPLELLL is encoded by the exons ATGCTCAGCGCCGCTCTTCGGAGGCGAGTCCTCGCCCCAACTCACAATGCCCTCCGAACGGGCTTCACCTCGCACGTCGTGAGGTACTACGCCTCCTTCCCAGACCACCAGGTCGTCAAGATGCCCGCCCTGTCTCCCACCATGCAGGCTGGCAACATCGGTGCCTGGCAGAAGAAGGCTGGAGACTCCATCGCCCCAGGCGACGTGCTGGTGGAGATCGAGACCGACAAGGCTCAGATGGACTTTGAGTTCCAGGAGGAGGGCATCATTGCCAAGATTCTCAAGGAGTCTGGCGAGAAGGATGTTCCTGTCGGCAGC CCCATTGCCATCCTTGTCGAGGAGGGAACCGACATTTCTGCCTTCGAGAAATTCACACTCGaggacgctggcggcgacgccaagacTGCCCAGCCCAAGCAGGAAGAGAAGACCGAGTCGCAATCAGCCCCCGCCCCGACCCCGTCTCCTGCGCCCGAGCCTGAGCAGTACTCTTCCTCCAAGGGCAAGCTGCAgaccgccctcgaccgcgaGCCCAATGCTtctcccgccgccaagcgACTTGCACGCGAGAACGGTGTgagccttgacggcctcaAGGGAaccggcaagggcggcaagatcaccgaggaggacgtcAAGAAGGCCGTCAGCAGCCCGGCCGTTGCTGCTCCTGGCGCCACCTTCGAGGACATCCCGATCAGCAGCATGCGCAAGGTCATCGCCAACCGCCTGCAGGAGTCTGTCCAGAACAACCCCCACTTTTTCGTCACCAGCTCCCTGTCCGTGACCAAGCTGCTGAAGCTGCGTCAGGCTCTCAACAGCTCGTCTGAGGGCAAGTACAAACTTTCGGTCAACGACTTCCTGATCAAGGCCATTGCCATCGCGTCCAAGAAGGTGCCCGCCGTCAACTCCAGCTGGCGCGAGGGCAGCATTCGTCAGTTCAACAGCGTCGacgtctccgtcgccgtgtcTACCCCGACCGGTCTCATCACCCCCATCGttgccggcgtcgatgcccgTGGCCTCGAGTCCATCTCCGGaaaggtcaaggagctcgccaagaaggctcgcgacggcaagctcaagccTGAGGAGTACCAGGGTGGCACCATCTCCATCTCTAACATGGGCAtgaacgccgccgtcgaccacTTCACCGCTGTCATCAACCCTCCTCAGGCCGCTATCCTGGCCGTCGGCACCACCAAGAAGGTTGCTGTCCCGGTCGAGAACGAGGACGGCACCACTGGTGTTGAGTGGGAGGACCAAATCACCGTCACGGCCAGCTTCGACCACAAGGTCGTTGATGGCGCCGTTGGTGCCGAGTGGATCCGCGAGGTCAAGAAGGTCATCGAGAACCccctggagctgctcctcTAA
- a CDS encoding uncharacterized protein (EggNog:ENOG503NYGT), with the protein MSERIVPTAAMDSVPISGLQELQAHLQQLVDDPAFPFDLKAMDDVELQLTEDNIPPLLPTLLPPLTQILKTTTQDPTPLLSLTIKLLSPLSFTRTLTIADPPSLLTALRSPLPGANLLALAIVHKAAGAPSDASILSTLPEVVQELVRCWLESPDTGVGERAAKVIGDLLDTDCEVVGGEGVNGVANVDGVNGTEVVKRRLPGHARLWRLILQTHSNLLLIQSRCTLETGGDESARSAHAVSISQGRLLRLLPRLAALNLPTISTSSYTDLFMMPEVVSQQVGSGLLQWVALGMVDKSDMLMHLSLVDFFETLVSIMRVSTRSLGVDRAIKALVKTAVRNDMALETALKTLPDRTVEEEAEALRRYIGELLE; encoded by the exons ATGTCGGAAAGGATCGTGCCGACCGCTGCCATGGATAGCGTCCCGATTTCCGGCTTGCAGGAGCTGCAGGCTCacctccagcagctcgttgATGACCCTGCCTTCCCCTTCGacctcaaggccatggacgaTGTCGAACTCCAGCTGACAG AGGACAATATCCCTCCGCTTCTCCCGACGCTCCTCCCGCCTCTCACCCAGATCCTCAAAACCACGACACAGGATCCGACACCACTCCTATCTCTCACCATCAAGCTTCTGTCGCCGCTCTCATTTACTCGTACTCTCACGATAGCTGATCCTCCCTCTCTTTTGACGGCTCTGCGCTCCCCACTGCCGGGTGCGAACCTCCTTGCCCTGGCCATTGTTCACAAGGCAGCAGGCGCCCCGTCGGACGCCTCCATCCTGAGCACGCTCCCCGAAGTTGTCCAAGAACTGGTCCGCTGCTGGCTGGAGAGCCCCGACACAGGGGTCGGCGAGAGGGCTGCCAAGGTTATCGGAGATCTTCTGGACACGGATTGCGAAgtggttggcggcgagggggtcaatggcgtcgccaacgtcgatGGGGTTAATGGCACCGAGGTGGTGAAGCGTCGTCTGCCAGGACATGCGCGCTTATGGCGTCTCATCCTACAAACTCATTCAAACCTGTTGCTCATACAGAGCCGGTGCACCctcgagacgggcggcgatgagtcGGCCCGTTCTGCCCACGCAGTCAGCATCTCCCAAGGCCGGCTACTTCGGCTGCTGCCACGTCTCGCCGCGCTCAACTTGCCGACCATCTCCACGTCCTCCTATACGGACTTGTTCATGATGCCTGAAGTTGTTTCCCAGCAGGTTGGATCCGGTCTGCTGCAGTGGGTGGCGCTGGGCATGGTGGACAAATCCGACATGCTGATGCATCTCAGTCTCGTTGACTTCTTCGAGACGCTCGTCAGCATCATGCGGGTATCGACGCGCTCTCTGGGAGTTGACAGAGCCATAAAGGCCCTGGTGAAAACGGCGGTGCGGAACGACATGGCGCTGGAAACGGCTCTCAAGACGCTCCCGGACCGGACtgtggaggaggaagccgaggCGCTGAGGAGGTACATTGGAGAGCTACTTGAGTGA
- the SEC7 gene encoding guanine nucleotide exchange protein for ADP-robosylation factor (BUSCO:EOG092602UY~COG:U~EggNog:ENOG503NU1X), translated as MSSLKFVVSSLDAIATSKDAQRNKQLADSAKKALDAIKEQDQLPDPDIVFAPLQLATKSNNPQLTNAALDCIGKLISYSYFSIPTRENDAKDGAEPAPPLIERAIDTICDCFQGETTAVEIQLQIVKSLLAAVLNDKIVVHGAGLLKAVRQVYNVFLLSRSTANQQVAQGTLTQMVGTVFERVKTRLHMKEARLNLGSLKHSSSNITFDPAEAANGAVDDDGSIAPSGESGDANGNGAKLTLKDLEHRKSFDDSNLGDGPTMVTRLTPAKKDETDTSVSGQSVTDYPTHDDGDALDAEDEVYIRDAYLVFRSFCNLSTKVLAPDQLYDLRGQPMRSKLISLHLIHTVLNNNITVFTSPLCTIKSSKSNEPTSFLQAVKFYLCLSITRNGASAVDRIFDVCCEIFWLMLKYMRPSFKKEIEVILNEIYLALLSRRNAPLSQKLYFVTILNRLCADPRALVEIYLNYDCDQTVDNIFQTIVEDLSKFSTTPVAITSINEQVYEELRAKSAPASEWQLKGILPPPLTVVHIVPQQEAEPDFPKEYAIKRLSLEALVESLRSLVNWSASLRADGTETVKADGDTKASLDELRPSIDPTASESASRLETPLPPSTPVVDDDPDQLEKEKARKTALMNAIRQFNFKPKRGIKLLLRDGFIASEEPAEIASFLLKEDKLDKAQIGEFLGEGDPQNIDIMHAFVDSMDFTKKRFVDALRQFLQSFRLPGEAQKIDRFMLKFAERYVLGNPNAFANADTAYVLAYSVIMLNTDQHSSKIAKRMSKEEFIKNNRGINDNADLPDEYLIGIYEEIANNEIVLTSEREAAAASGTPASQPTGLAAGLGQALSNVGRDLQREAYVQQSEEISLRSEQLFKNLFKSQRRNTSKAGLKFIPATSSKHVGSMFDVTWMSYFSALSSQMQKAHNLEVNKLCLEGMKLATRIACVFELSTPREAFISALRNTTHLNNPQDMLAKNIEALKVLLELGQTEGNLLAESWKDILMCISQLDRLQLITGGVDESAVPDVSQARFTRTDTSDSRSSTQSRQRPRQRSGTGSRGFSNEIALESRSDEFIRSVDRIFTNTANLSGEAMVHFAKALTEVSWDEIKVSGSNDSPRTYSLQKIVEISYYNMDRVRFEWSNIWDVLGEHFNQVGCHNNMNIVFFALDSLRQLSMRFMEIEELAGFKFQKDFLKPFEHVLANSHNITVKDMVLRCLIQMIQARGDNIRSGWRTMFGVFTVAAREPHESIVNLAYENVNQVYRTKFGVVITQGAFTDLIVCLTEFSKNLKFQKKSLAALELLKSIVPTMLKTPECPLSQIPKKGESTTKAADGVAKPVPTRTSVEEGYWFPVLFAFHDVLMTGEDLEVRSNALEYFFAALVKYGGDFTPEFWDILWRQQLYPIFMVLRSRPELTNVLNHEELSVWLSTTMIQALRNMITLFTHYFDALEHMLDRFLELLALCICQENDTISRIGSNCLQQLILKNVTKFTAEHWARIVGAFCELFERTTAYQLFTAANPNSTASLSLQSNGFDFSSSLSPPTDAPAVDEKSLKINGADENSILSDAESMHGQPSPHLKGEELQTPTASQPLEEFKPSSNLQQQPVVVTAARRRFFNRIISRCVLQLLMIETVNELFSNDAVYTHIPSTELLRLMALLKRSFQFARRFNEDKELRMRLWREGFMKQPPNLLKQESGSAATYVSILFRMFADNAPERLESRPDIEAALVPLCKDIITGYSLLAEESQHRNIMAWRPVVVDVLEGYATFPEDAFKAHIPDFYPMSVELLNKDLSQDLRGALLAVLRRVGEVALGIEGLTKAGDRRRESGVTEDHEEPSSEHEAAARKML; from the exons ATGAGCTCCCTCAAGTTTGTGGTATCCTCCCTGGATGCCATTGCCACTTCCAAAGATGCCCAGCGCAAcaagcagctcgccgactcgGCTAAGAAGGCCCTCGATGCCATCAAGGAGCAGGACCAGCTCCCCGACCCCGACATCGTTTTTGCTCCCCTGCAGCTGGCGACCAAGTCGAACAACCCGCAACTGACAAATGCCGCGCTCGACTGCATTGGAAAGCTCATCTCCTACTCCTACTTCTCCATCCCCACTCGAGAAAACGACGCCAAGGACGGTGCCGAGCCCGCCCCGCCGTTAATCGAGCGCGCCATCGACACGATATGCGACTGCTTCCAGGGCGAGACTACAGCCGTTGAGATTCAGCTCCAGATTGTAAAATCCCTCTTGGCCGCTGTTCTCAATGACAAGAttgtcgtccatggcgctGGCCTGCTCAAGGCCGTCCGCCAGGTCTACAACGTCTTTCTCCTGTCGCGGAGCACCGCCAACCAACAGGTCGCACAAGGCACCCTCACCCAGATGGTCGGGACAGTCTTCGAACGTGTCAAGACAAGGCTGCACATGAAGGAGGCGAGGTTGAACCTCGGCAGCCTCAAGCATAGCTCAAGCAACATCACGttcgacccggccgaggctgccaacggagccgttgacgacgatgggtcGATAGCGCCATCTGGCGAATCTGGCGACGCGAACGGGAACGGCGCGAAACTGACATTGAAGGACCTCGAGCATCGGAAGAGCTTCGACGACTCCAATCTGGGCGACGGGCCTACCATGGTCACTCGATTGACACCGGCTAAGAAGGACGAAACAGACACGTCAGTTTCCGGCCAGTCGGTTACTGACTACCCAacccacgacgacggcgatgcgctggACGCAGAAGACGAAGTGTACATCCGAGATGCATATCTCGTGTTTCGATCATTTTGCAATCTCTCGACAAAGGTCCTCGCCCCGGACCAGCTCTACGACCTGCGCGGGCAGCCCATGCGCTCCAAGCTCATATCTCTTCACCTCATTCACACCGTCCTCAACAACAACATAACTGTTTTCACGTCGCCACTGTGCACAATCAAGAGTTCAAAGAGCAACGAACCCACATCTTTCCTCCAGGCTGTCAAATTCTACCTCTGCCTCAGCATTACCCGTAATGGCGCCAGCGCTGTGGACCGCATTTTCGATGTCTGCTGCGAGATCTTTTGGCTCATGCTCAAGTACATGCGGCCGTCCTTCAAG AAGGAGATAGAAGTCATCCTCAATGAGATCTATTTGGCCCTGTTGTCTCGGCGGAACGCGCCGCTATCACAGAAACTCTACTTTGTCACCATCCTCAACCGTTTATGTGCCGATCCACGAGCTCTCGTGGAAATCTACCTCAACTATGACTGCGATCAAACAGTGGACAACATCTTTCAGACAATTGTCGAAGACCTCTCCAAGTTCTCTACCACTCCTGTCGCAATCACATCTATTAATGAGCAAGTATACGAGGAGTTGCGTGCAAAGTCTGCCCCAGCAAGCGAGTGGCAGCTAAAGGGCATCCTACCCCCACCATTGACCGTTGTGCACATTGTGCCGCAGCAAGAGGCCGAACCTGATTTCCCCAAAGAGTATGCGATAAAGCGACTGTCCCTCGAGGCCTTGGTGGAGTCCCTGAGATCTCTGGTAAATTGGTCAGCGTCGCTGCGAGCAGACGGCACCGAGACGGTGAAGGCAGACGGCGACACGAAGGCGTCGTTGGATGAACTGCGGCCATCGATCGACCCAACGGCAAGCGAGAGCGCCTCCCGACTGGAGACACCTTtaccgccatcgacgcctgTAGTGGACGATGATCCTGATCAGCTGGAAAAGGAAAAGGCGCGGAAAACGGCATTAATGAACGCCATCAGACAGTTCAACTTCAAACCCAAGAGGGGCATCAAGCTGCTGTTGCGCGATGGCTTCATCGCGAGTGAAGAGCCGGCAGAGATTGCCAGCTTTCTACTAAAGGAGGACAAACTCGACAAGGCCCAAATTGGAGAGTTTttgggcgagggcgatcCGCAGAACATTGACATCATGCATGCCTTTGTTGACTCCATGGACTTTACCAAGAAACGCTTTGTCGATGCTTTACGCCAGTTCCTGCAATCATTCCGTCTTCCTGGAGAGGCACAAAAAATCGACCGCTTCATGCTGAAATTTGCTGAGCGATACGTGCTGGGCAATCCCAACGCCTTCGCGAATGCCGACACGGCATACGTGCTGGCATACTCGGTGATCATGCTGAACACAGATCAGCACAGCAGCAAGATAGCCAAGAGGATGAGCAAGGAAGAATTCATCAAGAACAACCGGGGTATCAACGACAACGCCGATCTGCCGGACGAGTACCTAATCGGAATATATGAGGAGATTGCCAACAATGAGATTGTCCTCACcagcgagcgcgaggcggccgccgcctcgggaACGCCAGCTTCGCAACCCACTGGTCTTGCTGCAGGGCTTGGCCAAGCGCTCTCCAACGTTGGGCGTGATTTGCAGCGCGAAGCATATGTGCAGCAGTCTGAGGAGATCTCGTTACGGTCTGAGCAGCTCTTCAAGAATCTCTTCAAGAGCCAACGCCGCAACACCTCCAAGGCTGGGCTTAAATTTATCCCTGCAACATCCTCCAAACATGTGGGCTCCATGTTCGACGTAACCTGGATGTCCTACTTTTCGGCTCTCTCGAGTCAGATGCAAAAGGCACACAACCTCGAGGTCAACAAGTTATGTCTTGAGGGCATGAAACTTGCGACGAGGATCGCATGTGTCTTTGAGCTGTCCACGCCTAGAGAAGCGTTCATCTCGGCTTTGAGAAATACGACTCATCTGAACAACCCTCAAGACATGCTGGCCAAGAATATTGAAGCTCTCAAAGTTTTGTTGGAACTCGGCCAGACCGAGGGCAATCTTTTAGCCGAGTCTTGGAAGGACATACTCATGTGTATCAGTCAGCTTGACCGGCTGCAATTAATCActggcggcgtggacgaAAGCGCGGTGCCAGATGTTTCGCAGGCCCGATTCACACGGACCGACACATCTGACTCGAGGTCATCGACCCAATCCCGGCAGAGACCCCGCCAGCGGTCAGGCACTGGTTCCCGCGGGTTTTCCAACGAGATCGCATTGGAGAGCCGCTCGGATGAATTCATTCGCAGCGTTGACCGAATTTTCACAAATACGGCCAACCTCTCCGGAGAAGCCATGGTTCACTTCGCCAAAGCCCTCACCGAGGTTAGCTGGGACGAGATCAAGGTCTCAGGCTCCAACGACTCTCCGCGCACCTACAGTCTCCAGAAGATTGTGGAGATCAGCTACTACAACATGGACCGTGTGCGCTTCGAGTGGAGCAACATTTGGgacgtcctcggcgaacACTTCAACCAAGTTGGATGCCACAACAACATGAACATTGTGTTTTTCGCATTGGACTCACTACGACAGTTGTCCATGCGCTTCATGGAAATTGAGGAACTGGCTGGCTTCAAATTCCAAAAGGACTTTTTGAAACCGTTTGAACATGTACTGGCAAATTCACACAACATCACGGTCAAGGACATGGTCCTGCGCTGTCTTATCCAGATGATTCAAGCTCGCGGGGATAACATTCGCTCGGGTTGGAGGACAATGTTTGGAGTCTTCACCGTTGCCGCTCGAGAACCACACGAGAGCATCGTCAACCTCGCCTACGAGAACGTCAACCAAGTATATCGGACCAAGTTTGGGGTCGTCATCACTCAGGGGGCCTTCACAGACCTCATTGTTTGCTTGACGGAATTCTCCAAGAATCTGAAGTTCCAGAAGAAGAGcctggcggcgttggagctGCTGAAATCCATTGTTCCTACAATGCTTAAGACTCCCGAATGCCCGTTGTCGCAAATTCCGAAGAAGGGCGAGTCGACCACCAAAGCTGCAGATGGTGTTGCCAAACCGGTGCCAACGAGAACATCGGTCGAGGAGGGCTACTGGTTCCCTGTGCTCTTCGCTTTTCATGACGTCCTCATGACTGGAGAGGATCTAGAGGTGCGTTCGAACGCACTGGAGTACTTTTTCGCCGCCCTTGTCAAGTATGGCGGGGACTTCACACCCGAGTTCTGGGACATActctggcggcagcagctctACCCGATCTTCATGGTGCTCCGGTCCCGGCCCGAGTTGACAAACGTCCTCAATCATGAGGAACTCTCCGTTTGGCTGTCCACTACTATGATCCAGGCGTTGCGCAACATGATCACGCTCTTCACGCACTATTTTGACGCACTCGAGCATATGCTCGACCGGTTCCTCGAGCTGTTGGCGTTGTGTATCTGCCAGGAGAACGACACAATCTCACGAATCGGAAGCAACTGTCTACAACAGCTGATCCTCAAGAATGTGACCAAGTTCACAGCCGAGCACTGGGCCAGGATTGTTGGGGCCTTCTGTGAGCTCTTTGAGCGAACCACAGCCTACCAACTTTTCACCGCGGCCAATCCGAACTCCACGGCGTCACTCTCACTCCAGTCCAATGGGTTCGACTTTTCCAGCAGCCTGAGCCCCCCCACCGATGCCCCTGCTGTCGACGAAAAGTCTCTGAAGATCAATGGCGCAGATGAGAACAGCATTTTGTCTGACGCCGAGTCCATGCACGGGCAGCCATCGCCGCATCTCAAGGGAGAAGAGCTACAGACGcccaccgccagccagccactgGAGGAGTTCAAGCCCTCGTCCAACCTGCAACAGCAGCCTGTGGTGGTGaccgccgcgcgccgacgaTTTTTCAATCGCATCATCTCAAGGTGTGTGCTGCAGTTGCTGATGATTGAGACGGTCAATGAGCTCTTCAGCAACGACGCTGTGTATACTCACATCCCGTCCACCGAGCTGCTTCGGCTCATGGCGTTGTTGAAGCGCTCTTTCCAGTTTGCCCGGCGCTTTAATGAGGACAAGGAGCTCCGCATGCGACTCTGGCGCGAAGGCTTCATGAAGCAGCCACCCAATCTGCTCAAACAGGAGAGCGGATCAGCTGCTACATACGTGTCCATTCTTTTCAGGATGTTTGCGGACAACGCGCCGGAGAGACTGGAGAGCAGGCCCGACATCGAGGCCGCATTGGTGCCATTGTGCAAGGACATCATCACTGGATACTCACTACTGGCGGAAGAAAGTCAGCATAGGAATATTATGGCATGGCGACCCGTTGTGGTGGATGTCCTGGAAGGCTACGCCACGTTTCCCGAGGATGCATTCAAAGCTCATATCCCCGACTTCTATCCTATGTCAGTGGAATTGCTGAACAAGGACCTGAGCCAAGACCTCAGGGGTGCGCTCCTGGCAGTTTTGCGGCGGGTCGGTGAAGTCGCCCTGGGTATCGAGGGCCTGACCAAGGCAGGGGACAGAAGACGGGAGAGTGGGGTGACCGAGGACCATGAGGAGCCCAGTAGCGagcacgaggccgccgcgcgcaaaATGCTCTAA
- a CDS encoding uncharacterized protein (EggNog:ENOG503P407~COG:Q): MAVILVTGANRGIGLAIVRGITARLPNDTVILGCRSLQSGQDAMRDLQTAGGDGGGGGVKLDVVEIDIESDSSIAAAVATIEHRYGRLDVLVNNAIKLHVAATAGCGLSAARAASNACFNNGITSNAVVTRAFTPLLRRSASPRVVMVSSTRGSMGRTASKQLPPVALVDYCIVKAGLNMLTLHLQAAEDNDENAVEKARITFWAVSPGHCKTALNGFKGLKDPLDGAEVVLKLLESRAGAIPGGTFWEYEGGEFRMPPW; the protein is encoded by the exons ATGGCCGTCATTCTCGTTACTGGTGCAAACcgcggcatcggcctcgccatAGTCCGAGGCATCACGGCGCGACTCCCAAACGACACCGTCATCCTGGGCTGCCGCAGCCTGCAGTCCGGACAGGACGCCATGCGAGATCTACAGACggctggcggtgacggcggcggcggcggcgtcaagttGGACGTGGTAGAAATCGATATTGAGAGCGACTCGTCCAttgcggcggccgtggcgaccATTGAACACAGATATGGCCGACTCGATG TTCTCGTCAACAACGCCATAAAACTGCacgtcgcggcgacggccgggtgcggcctctccgccgcgagggccgcctccAACGCGTGCTTCAACAATGGCATCACGTCCAACGCGGTTGTGACGCGCGCATTCACCCCTCTCCTGCGAAGGAGCGCGAGCCCACGCGTCGTCATGGTGTCCAGCACAAGGGGGAGCATGGGCCGCACCGCCTCCAAGCAG CTGCCCcccgtcgcgctcgtcgatTACTgcatcgtcaaggccgggCTCAACATGCTCACGCTTCACCtacaggccgccgaggacaaCGATGAGAACGCCGTCGAGAAGGCGAGAATCACGTTCTGGGCCGTCAGCCCCGGCCACTGCAAGACGGCCCTCAACGGCTTTAAGGGCCTCAAGGATCCTCTTGATGGGGCCGAGGTCGTGCTCAAGTTGTTGGAATCCAGGGCAGGCGCAATTCCGGGAGGCACCTTCTGGGAATATGAAGGTGGCGAGTTTCGCATGCCTCCTTGGTAA